One Brachyhypopomus gauderio isolate BG-103 unplaced genomic scaffold, BGAUD_0.2 sc68, whole genome shotgun sequence genomic window, caattatgctttggggctgttttgcttctaatggtacaggaaagcttcaacgtgtgcagggtaccatgaattcccttcagtaccaggagatcttggaggaaaatgtgatggagtcagtcacaaacctgcggcttgggagacgttggaccttctaacaggacaatgatccgaagcacacatccaatccactagagcatggttgaacatgaaaggctggaacattctagagtggccatcgcaatcaccagacttaaatccaattgagaacctctggtgggacctaaagaaggcagttgcagtgcgcaagcctaagaatgtgactgaactggaggcttttgcccatgaagaatgggctaagatacccataggtcgctgcaagacacttgtgtcaagctatgcttcacgcttgaaagctatcataactggaaaaggatgttgtactaagtactaaaaaatgtcactagggggttgaataaaactgataatgatgtgagcacagtaaagacatttgtggttattccatcataaatattatgttatgtttgtctaatttataagtgcctctttgatataattgtaaataagatgactgaaatgatcaaaatcaatgtcaaactggccaaaacactttatttcagtgggggttgaataaatttgatcacaactgtatatgctCACTGTTTCAGAAAGATGGTGTATCTAATCCATATGTATCTATTGGAACACCATCTTTAACAACCTCAACTGGAAAGAGATCTGGACCTTGCCAGCAAAATATATATCATACATAAAGTGAAAgaagtatattttaaaataatttacagtttatccatcaaaaacatttttaacaatgGTTTATAAAGGACATGGAAGCGAATTGCACTTTCTGCAGAATTCACCCTGACAACATTTCCCATTTCTACCAAATTATAGGAAGATATCTGCAACATATCTAGTACCTGTATTGAACCATTTATCCCTCTGCTTTAATTGTGTATTGCTAGCTACATGCCAAGTGCATTGCTAAGGcagttttattttgtgtaatacaaatagccaacttagctagctagctaacaaacAATGTAAACAATGCAAACGTCAGACTTAtaaataactagctagctagttatttgttttaccataatTCCATAATTCATAGTATTTGGAGCATCCAGCTGCCTAAATGCGTTGATATCGCGAAAAAATATACATGAAACGGACCCtactgacagccaatcacaattcacatccaGAAGCCAATCCGAGAGTAGTTTTGCTCGCGCGAGGAAGCTCTCTCCGCGCGCGAGAGCATTTTTGCTCGCGCGAATAAGCACTTTTCCTTGCGCGAAATGGTTTTCCGCGCTCGCGATTATTGAATTGGATTTGACGCCATACTCACGGCAGCACCGCCGGGGCTCAcggcccagaggacagcaactaaagagcgtgtttgttcagagtcgccaaaagtctccaataacaccacaaaaagtcgctagatttgtcgctagtcgctttttactacaaaaagtcgctagagaGACTTCAAAATTAGGAGCTGAGggctagagggtctgaaaaatcgctaagttggcaacactgcccCAGAGGTTAAGTTGTTGAGGAGGGGGGGCGAATGTaagtaagttgttgagtggagaacaggccaatcagtaccccctctctctccttcccccactcgcgattagagaaaaaaaaagtctgtcgcctgtgtgcgcgtttgtgtgggtcactcgttctgaattccgggagattatatgtgactcgcgggtatcagggagacactatcgaaatgcgggagactcccgcagcttccgggagacttgggatgtctggATACTTCCAAAACAATGTTTCGTTTTTATCCTCATCGCCATAAGTTGTATTATGCGCAGTAGTTATAAGGATGACACAGATGCAGCTAGATGGAGTTGAGTTGCAATCTTTTTACTCGTACCTTAACACACCGCTCGACTGGAACACAAGACTAACTAAATTATATTTACAAGGCCTTAACTATTTGTCCTTCTCCACTAACCTACACTCCagatatttttctttttctgactCATCGGAACTTTGTTTTTCACATCATTTCTTTCCTATTGGCTACAAAACCACGTAAGAGTTTTTTAATTTCTCTGTTGTAAAGCACTTCGCAGTACTTctgtacatacatatatatattataattatcactgattattattattgataataaattattattattgttgtagttgttgttgttgatccTTAATCTTATCATCTAGAAAGGTCCACTCTCAAATCTTGGCCCTTTCTTTTGTCTTTTAGAACATAACTTTATTGTCATGcacattgtacaagtacaataatatatattttttgtaaattaTGCCCAGGCCTATTTAAGGTACTTGGCAATTTTTAACCTTACATAACGTTAATGCACATTTGGATATTTCCGATATTTTCAGATATAGGTGGTTCAACGAACACACCCTCAGCTCCTAATTTTGACGTTGCCAGCCAACTCGTAGTTTTAAAAATATATCACTTTACAAGAATAGGAAAACAATCCCGTAGTACTCTTAGATATATATGAATGATACAATGAAGCTATCATAATGTTTATGGTAATATTACAACAATATAAAAGCTCACAGATGAGGTCTGCAGCCAGTCTACAACTCCAGAACTTACAGAACTCTAAATAGCCTATTTAAGCGATTCATTATTTGACGAAttagaataatttattaaattgcgtttttgttttgttgctgaaaaaaaagtatttttaatGTAACTGGATACTAATTTTCGGTGCGAATTAAAAATAACCTTTCGTATGAATGTATGAACACGCCCAATGGCACCGAGTCACGGTTGATCTCACCGACCAGGAGCCCAATGGAAGGCTGGAGTGAATCACTTCCGCACTCCGCTTAATAACGACCACCTTTATCGCCCAGCCTATAAACCAGCGCGGCCGTCACGCAGTTTAACGCGGTCGCTGTGGCATTTCTTTAAATAGCTGGCTAGGAACTGAGAAGTATGACAGCAGCGTCGTCGCGGTCCCCTGGAGGTCCGTGGTAGCTACTAGCTAGCTGATAGTCCTGGTGGAGGATCAGCGTACGTGAACTAAATGAGCTAATCGGAGTCGTCTAGGTAACTAGTTAAAGTACCTCTCGCGACGTGCAGCTAGCCGCGTAGCTACACGTTTGAGCGTAAACTCGTCCACGTAAAGCGTGTTACACCGACTAACGCGGCCCCGCAGCTCGGCCGTGTTCAGATAGCTGCTAGCTGCGCACTTTAACACGACCACACGGTAAACAGAAAGTTAGCCGTTAACTAGCGTCTTCTAGTTGTGCTTGTTGGCTAGTGAAAAGATTTGCTTTATTAGCTGTACGCCAGCTTCAAAAGGCAAGACTCGTTTCGAGGTCTCTCTGTAATTGAGGACACAACTACTTGGACTTTGAGCTTAACGTTATCTAGACATGTGGATGCTGCCCAAACGTTGTAGTGTTGTAGCTAGCCGACTACAGCGACGGTGGAGTATGGCATAAAGTGCAGGTCATCAGCTCACTCATTTGTGACTAGGATCAAGATGCCAGTGGACAGGCAACGCATGCGGCCGTGGCTGGAGGAGCAGATAAACAGCGGCCAAATAAAAGGTTTACTCTGGGTTGATGAGGTGAGTGAGTAGCCTGATGCTGATATGTGAATACAAACACTTGGTTTGTTCCAATGCGGTGGTCTGTATAAGAGGTGTTGAAGCACTAGGAGCGTGTTTTAGTCTGCTCTCTTTTTGACAGCTAGAGCCAGAGCATAGGTTACACTCAGTATGGAGTGGTGGTGCACTTTCTATAGGTTACACTCTGCGATGTGGTTGAGTGTGATGTGGTCACCCCATCGCCCTGGTCATTAATTTACTGATTATTATAGTTTCTAGAAGTAATAACTGCCTTATTTATGAATAGGTTATATACTTAGCGTGAAATGTGTGCCCCATTACTTAAAGCCCATGATTtcaggaatttccctctgggataaagtatgtgtgtgtgtgtgtgtatgtatgtatgtatgtaattcCACATAAGAATTCAGCACGGTAGAACTAAAGGTAGTCTCTCGTTCTTTTGTTTTAGCCTTTTGGTATGACCGGAACTTCAAATATAGTTCTGTGTTGGTAGACGGTACTGTCTTAATCCAAATGTTCATCAACAGAAGGAAAAGATATTCCAGATCCCATGGATGCACGCCGCTAGGCACGGCTGGGATTTGGATAAAGACGCTCCTCTGTTCATGAACTGGGCCGTTCACACAGGTATCACCACATTCATTGCCTGTCAGCATTTGGAGGATTTAGAATGAAGTGTTCAAAATGTGTGCATGACCTTTTACAACTCTTGACACCTTTTCCCTGTAGGAAAGTACCATCCTGGAGTAGACAAGCCAGATCCAAAGACGTGGAAGGCAAACTTTCGCTGTGCTATGAACTCTCTACCGGACATAGAGGAAGTGAAAGACAAAAGTATGAAAAGAGGATGCAATGCCTTCAGAATGTACCGCATGCTCACTCCTTCAGAAAAGGCTGCCAAGAAAGGTATACAAACACCTCCGTGCCAAATGTCGGTGACTAACACTAActttcctgtgggtgtggcatgTGAATTGGAATAGAAGGGAGAAAAGAGAAATGGTTTGGCATACCAGTCACTCCTAAATCTGCATTCAACAAGGAGTAGGGCTGAAGGTTTTTGGGAGGAATGTCGGATCAGGGTTTTTCTCACCGACGTTGAATCCTGATTGATAGTCCGTGTCGTTTGAGCAATCTGCAAAGTGTAATTTACAAGATGATCAAGTTGCTTCTGATGTTTGAACATAACTCCTTTagaatgattaaaaaatatttataaagCAAAAAGATAGTAAATTTTGTCTTTAGATGATCTGTTCAGTCATAACTGGAACTGCAGTTTGGTAACAGGGGTAACATCGGAACTCCCATTGTGACACTTGGTTATATCAAAACTCTGGACAAACCAAACTGTGGCTGTTCTGAACAAACAGAAACAAGAACTAAAGGACTAAAagagaagtgttttttttcctttggttTGTTTTTAGGTGTGTATTTACATGTgccaaaatatttaataaagcaGTCGCTGTTGGGGTTAAATTTTGACTTAgttgttttaaatgtatttattcatgATTAAAGATGTGGGGTTTTTCCATTCAGGGAAGAAAAAGGTGGAGCGGGAGCCAAAAACCAAAGTAAGAACATTCTTACAATCTAACAATTACTGTGTGGTGTCTTTCCTTCTGTACGATAATttattgattttatttttttatttttatttttttatttttaatacccTTCTAAGAGACGAAAAGGTAAAAGCACAGAGCCACCAGTGAAAGATTCTGTTCCAGCATGCTCAAAGGAAGACACACTTCCGGATAGCACAGTTTTATTGACTGGTGAGCTTCCTGGAGATTCATGTCCTACTCGCACCTCTCCTGCTCATTTGTTTGGGTAGTGGGAGTTGTTTTTGCCAGTGATTGGAACCACCTGGCTGTATTCCCATTGTGACACTGCATCCAATCGTCATGGTTACTTGACATGGGTCCAGGTAGAACCTGTATGATGGGAGATGTTCCTTTCCACAGCGGAGCATGATCTGAGCCCGGATCTCTGCAGTCCCAGCCCATCAAATAAGGTGGTGGCGAGTTACCCGCCAGATGTGTGCGCTGTCGTGGAGATCACCACTGAAAATGAAGAGTCAACGGTCAGCTCCTCTCAACCGCCCGTTCCCCTCCAGATCTCTCCCGTTTCATCGTGTCGTGGTATGATCCATTCTCGTGCACGCTCCTCTTGTGCTGTAACACTTGATAATACATTGAGAGGTTTATAGTTGGATGACTGGTTCAATTGTGTTGTACTAGAACTTTAAAACCTAGCAGAGTTCCTCAGGTCAGACTGAGGGCTATTGCTTTATATCGATAGATGTTCAGTCTTGGTATGACAGTGGATATGGTTTCTTCACCCTGAAtatgtttgtgctttgttcatCCTGCTGTGTTTATTCAGAGAGTGACAACGAAAGTACCTGCAGTGAAGATTGTACAGAGGTGTGTATGAGTTGATGCTACTAATACTCTGGCCACATTGCACCATTTGTATGGCAATGATTTAACTTCTAGTAAGGAAGCTGTAAGGTATTGCCTTCCCAAACATAGGTCATGCAGAGTAACTGACTCAAA contains:
- the irf2a gene encoding interferon regulatory factor 2a, producing MPVDRQRMRPWLEEQINSGQIKGLLWVDEKEKIFQIPWMHAARHGWDLDKDAPLFMNWAVHTGKYHPGVDKPDPKTWKANFRCAMNSLPDIEEVKDKSMKRGCNAFRMYRMLTPSEKAAKKGKKKVEREPKTKRRKGKSTEPPVKDSVPACSKEDTLPDSTVLLTAEHDLSPDLCSPSPSNKVVASYPPDVCAVVEITTENEESTVSSSQPPVPLQISPVSSCRESDNESTCSEDCTELHPQDLSANSSRSSFSVLRVACSPSDKTFVSSGKTNFWVTSHREESPLVPYDSPPWHLFLSSCPFELTSTLDLSSTPRATVIMKAMDLSSATGQR